The genomic interval CTTTTCAGGATACCCTGCTTGCATTTGAGAAGGATGAAGTGTTTCCCAATGTCTTTTATTATATGGATCATGCCATTCTGGAAGCTGCGCGCAACAAAGGGATCGGGGTGCTCTTTACCGGTTACGGGGGCGATCACTGGGTATCGTGGAAGGGCAATCCTGTCATCTATAACCTGATCAGCAAAGGCGCTTTTGCCAGCGCCTGGCGATTGTTGAAGACTTTTTCCAAAACAGAAGGAAAACCGCTCTGGCCCATCCTGAAAAGGGAATACGTGCGGCATACGGCATGGTACAAAAAGAAAAACAAGTCTAAGTCAGATCATATCGGTCTTGGCCTGCAGGACGATTTTTACAACAGGTATCGTGATTCGCTGGTCTTTGGGGCTATACGGCATATTACCACATCTATGATTAAGAATATCAGCAGCGGGCGTACAGGACTGTTTCCCGCCATGCTGGCTAACCGTAATGAAGCATATGGTATGCGCTCTGCTGTTCCCCTGTTGAATAAGCAGGTGCTGGAACTGATGATGGACGTGCCCCCGGAACTGTTTATACATGGAGGTTATAAGCGGAGCCTGCTGCGGCATGCCATGCAGGGCGTATTGCCACCGGAGGTACAATGGAGAACGGATAAGGGTATGTATTCGCCTGATTTTTTCAACCGTATTGAGAACAACCGGGAAAAGATCACAGCGGTGCTGGCGTCAGGCCAGGAGGATGCCGGCTTCAGATATTATCTCTCCAGGGAAAGTTTAGCGGCCTGCGTTAGTAAAGATGAACTGGCAATGATCAGAATGACACAGGGAGTGATCAGCAGCATAGTGGTGACAGCGTTGCAAAAAAAGGGATATGTTTTTGAAAATAATTTTTCGTAACTTACACTAACTCAAATATCCAGGATCAATATCCAATTATGAAGAACGAAGAAATGCAATCCCAACCCCAATGGGAAACTCCAGATATGATAATTCTTGCAATGAGTGAAGTTACCTTAGGAGACGGGGCAGCAGGCACAGACTATGCTTCGGAAATAACTTCCTGACTTAGATTTACTCAGATATCCAACGGCTCCAAAAGCTTCAAAATAATCAACGCGCGAACTTTAATCATACATTTCCAAACTCAAACATGCAATTATGAAAAACGAGCAAATGCAATCCAAGCCCCAGTGGGAAACTCCGGGTATGACTATTCTTGCTGTAAATGAAGTTACTTTAGGCGGCGGCGCTGCAGGTACAGACTTCGGCTCTGAGATCAGCGCTCCCTGATTCAGGCACCCAGTCTGGCGCCATGGTTCAGTCCGTATATGCTTGTATGATAGGAGGGCAGGTAGCCGTCATGCATATATAGCATATTAGATTTGATACTTTTGCCGCCGGCACAGGCAATGTACAACCCATCTCCCCGGACCATCATGGTACCTGGTGGATGGGCTGTCTGCAATTCGGTCACCATGCCATCCATCAGCTTTACTTCCTGTCCCTGAAAGACGGTCAGGGCGCCTTTGTTCCAGGGATTGCAGGCCCTGATAAGGTTGCATATTTCTACCGCATCCATTTTATCCCAGTCTATGAGCACATCTTTCAGCTGCGGCCGTTTATGATAAGCCTCCGCAGCATCTGTTGGTGCTATTTCCGGAAATGGCGCCAGTTTTCGTACTGCATTTAAGATGATAGCCACCCCTTCCACACATAACTGGCTACAGAGCTGGTTTACCATGCCATAGTGGTATTGGGGCAGATTTGCGATGCTTCTTGTCCATACCACTTTCCCTGCATCGAAGCGGGACGAGAGCTCATGAATGGTAAATCCCAGTGTAGGCTGTCCTGTTTTCAATTGCCAGAAAGCCGGCGAGGGACCGCGGAAGGAGGGGAGCGGCCCGGGATGAATATTATAGGCCGGTATGCCATTGAAGCGGCTTACATCCAGCAGGTGCCGGTAGCCATACACAAAGACCGTTTCCGGTTTTACGTCTTCCAGCCATTGATATACGTCGTCTGCCTGGCTCAGTTCCTGTCTGAAGGGCAGGCCGGTGGCCTGTATAAAGCCTGTTACTTTCTGATGAGCGATCACATCTTCGGAAGGGGCATAAAAGATACACACCTGCAAACCCTGGTTTGCAAGTGTGTATGCCATTGGAATAAACTGATCGCAATTGGAAATAATACCTATACGCATGTTTGTTTACTCAAAATGAAGAAGGATAAATACCTTCTGTAGCGATGATATAATTGATGACCACATAGGGCATCGAGTTGTCGTGCGGTTGTGTGCCTCCGCTGGGATTTATTGTTCCCGGGTCCAGTAAGGCATTGGGCGTGGCAGTGCCTCCGGAAGGCAGCGGCAACGTAGTATATAAGTTCACGTCAGGGTACGCCGTAGGCCCTGTGTTGTTATTGCCATTGGAAACTGCCAGCAGGTTATTGGTCGGATCGCCGGTAGTGGCGGTCGTATTGGTGGCAACAAGATTGTGGGTGTGTGCTGGTATATTGGTTTGCAGCAGGGTCACATTGGGCGTACCGGCGGCCTGCCCCAGCAGGTAAGTTTGTGAGCCTCCGGAAGGGGAGATCTGCCCGGTACTTATGGCAATTCGCTGCCGCAGGTCGGGCAGGCCGAAAGTGGTTTGTCCATCGCCGCCATACTGCGTGCCCAGCAACGTAAAGAGTGCTTCATACTGGCTGATAGCCAACAGGGCGCCGTTGCACAGTGCCCAACCTACAGGCGCGAAGTTGCCGGCAAATACCCTGATCTCGCCTAAGTAATTATCCATATAAAAAATCAGTTAGAGGTGTACAAATAGTGTTTATGATCTTGATGGGTATATGCCCTGTGTTGCAATGCAGAAGTTCATTGCCAGGTAAGGCATCCTGTTGGTGTGCGGCTGGCCGCCGCCTGTGTTGGTGATGCAGGGGGCCATGTTCACCAGGGGGCCTCCGGCTGGCGCATACAGGTTGACCGTGCCTGTATTCTGTCCTGGTTGCGTAGGGCTGGTAGGTGTGTTCGGGTTAGCGAAGTAATTGGTGTTGGGACTACCGGTATCGTAAGAGACATTAGCGCTCACGAGGTGGGTATGTGCCGGCAGATTGCCGGTGGTCAGTGTAACCGTTTCAGTACCTGCTGCCTGGCCGATCTGGTAAGTGCTGCCGCTTTTGCTGGTGCCTGTACCAACGATCGTACGGCCGTTGAGGTTGGGAAGCATGAAGGTAGTGGTGCCATTGCCGCCGTAATTGACGCCGAGGAGGGAGAACAAAGCCTGGTTCTGCGCGATCGGCAATGTTTGTCCACTGCAGAGTACCCATCCCCTGGGGATCTGTGTATAAGGGAATAAGCGGATCTCTCCGAGGTAATTTTCCATAAGAATGTTAAATAAGATAAGGTGAAAAAATAAGGTGGATGATCAGGGCCTTTGCGGAAAGACGCCTTCTGAACAAACGCAATAGGTCATTGCCAGATAAGGGTCCATGTTCGCATGCGGGGTGGTGCTGCCGGTAACCCCTACTGTCTGCGGATTGAGCGTGATATTCCCCTTGTTGTTCGAATAGACCACAATACCCTTGGCTGCAGTAAGCGAATAGCCATTGGTGAGGTACGCGTTGCTGCCGGGCTGTGAAATGGCGGCGGCTGTTTGCGGCTGACTGGTACGCACCACCGCTTCCACATTGTGCATGTGCGCGGGCATCGTGGCCGTTGTTAATGTCACCGTTTCCGAGCCGCCGGTAGTACCGGGCGTATTGAAACCGGGCTGCATGAGATTAATACCCAATGCAGCTACGCCCCTGAGGTCGGGTACTGCAAAAGTGGTCGTGCCATTACCACCATACTGGATGCCCAGTATGGCAAATAAGGCGGAATTGCTTTGAATAGGATAGACGGCTCCGTTGCAGGGTAGCCATCCACGTGGGGTAAAATTGAAAGCAAAGGCTCTGATTTCGCCGATATAACCATCTGCCATAAGTGTGAATTTTGGGTGATATAATAAACATTATGAAATGAGAATATGGAAAGGGAAAGAGGAGTGGTATAAAACGTTTTTCATGAATCTGGCGTTATTCAGGGGAACATTCTTTTATTCAGTAAGTGGATATGTATTGCATGACTCGTGCTTCCTAAATTAGGAAGCGTTGGGGTAAAATAAAAATGTGGGGGAAAATAAAAGTCTTTTTATTGTCCCCGGAATTCGGTATATATGAATATGCGAAATTCGTTCTCCACCTGAGCGCTTAGGTGTCAGGACGGAAAATTCATTCCTCACCTGGGTGGTCCTGGAAATCTACAAAGTCCTCGATAGCCCCCTTGGTTTCTTCATCCAGCAAAGGATGTTTTAGCAATGCATGCATCTTTTCGGTCAATGCCTTGTGCTCAAGATAACGCTGATCGGCGTTGGTGAGGCGGTTCAGCATCCATACTGTCAGTGGCGTAGGTTTCCTGTCCAGTGATGCAAACAGGTGATCATGGTAGATATCATGGAAAGATTCCAGTGTATGCGCCAGGGGACCTGGTGAGCCGTAATCCAGGTGCGGGTATTTTTCAATGAGCCGCAAAATAGGCTCTATGGCTCTTTCCTTGTCAGGATGATGTTTGAGGTCCTCCATCAGGTCGTAGAAATAAGAGATGTTATCATCATCTGAATGTCCATTTGGCACAAAGGAGGAAAGCGCGTGGATAATTTCATCAGTTGTCATCATGGAATGAAGGGTTTAACTGTCTAAAAATAACACAATTCGCTGAAGGCACCCCTCAGCGGTGATATTAAAGGGTGCTTCCGCTGACAGACAGCATAAAGCGTTCCGGAAATTATAATGCGATCACTTTGTTCCCATTTATAAAGCGGGTATCTTTCACCGCTCCCGGGCCTTCGAAACGATATTGTACGCCCACGATGTCTGTTGGCTGATAGTCGCCCGTAAAAGCAGCCGCTTCGTCTCCATCCACCAGTATCCGGATATGTTTGTCTTTCGCCTCTACTTTCAACTGTACCCACCGGCTCATATCTCTGCCAAACTTCGACAGGTCAGTATTTTTGCTTTGCATGGCTTTTCCGCCCGCAACGAGCAACAGATCTCCCACGCAACCTTTCGTACAGAGAGGAATAAAAAATACGTCATTCTTGCAAAGGATCAGGATCTGTACCCGCTGGCAGGCGGCTGAGCCCTGGTTAAAATTGCTCTTTACACTTGTTTCAAAGCTGAAATTGTCGGTCCGCAGGCTTCCCATGTCCTTTACATAGTAGAACCGCAGCATGGGAATGGCAGGTTGTAAGGAGATGTTGTACGCCTGCATGGTAGCGGCATCCACTTCGACTGTATGCCCTTTCAGGAATTCCTGCTGACGGAAATATACAGGTACCTTTTCCTGCTCTACTGCAGCCAGCCAGCCGTCAGAGCTGATCATGAGGTCGTGCTCTTTCACGATCTGTTTCCCTGCTATCAGCTTGGCCCTGAAATAGCCCGGCAGGTAGTAGATGGATGAATATTCCGTCCTGTCTTTCGGTACGGCAAATTTCCGGCTCACATCCCATGACTGGGAGATGAATACGGAATCATCTCCGGCAGCGCTGGCATCGTATTTAAAGATCACGGAGTTGGGCACCCCTGTTGTGACGGTCTTGTTACTACTGAATTGATAAGCACCTGGATCTGTGGATGCCTGTTTGGAACGTCCGTTGGATAGCAAGGTCACATACAGGATGATCGCTAAGGAGAGTAATCCCAATGCCCAGTAGGGCCATCTGCCGGACGGGTGTGTCTTTCCTCTCCGCGCCTCCGTGTTGTTCTGTGGCGCAGATGCCGAAACGCTGTGCCCTGGGTTTTCCGCTGCGCTCATGTTGCCATTTGCGCTGCTTGCCGGGGCGCCGGCTGATTGTAAGCCGGCCGCTGACTGTTCGCGTGCAGCGTCGCCGTCTATCGTGTTCATTGCGGGGTTATCTGCCGGGCCGGATAGCTGACT from Chitinophaga filiformis carries:
- a CDS encoding methionyl-tRNA formyltransferase; protein product: MAYTLANQGLQVCIFYAPSEDVIAHQKVTGFIQATGLPFRQELSQADDVYQWLEDVKPETVFVYGYRHLLDVSRFNGIPAYNIHPGPLPSFRGPSPAFWQLKTGQPTLGFTIHELSSRFDAGKVVWTRSIANLPQYHYGMVNQLCSQLCVEGVAIILNAVRKLAPFPEIAPTDAAEAYHKRPQLKDVLIDWDKMDAVEICNLIRACNPWNKGALTVFQGQEVKLMDGMVTELQTAHPPGTMMVRGDGLYIACAGGKSIKSNMLYMHDGYLPSYHTSIYGLNHGARLGA
- a CDS encoding phage tail protein — encoded protein: MDNYLGEIRVFAGNFAPVGWALCNGALLAISQYEALFTLLGTQYGGDGQTTFGLPDLRQRIAISTGQISPSGGSQTYLLGQAAGTPNVTLLQTNIPAHTHNLVATNTTATTGDPTNNLLAVSNGNNNTGPTAYPDVNLYTTLPLPSGGTATPNALLDPGTINPSGGTQPHDNSMPYVVINYIIATEGIYPSSF
- a CDS encoding phage tail protein; this encodes MENYLGEIRLFPYTQIPRGWVLCSGQTLPIAQNQALFSLLGVNYGGNGTTTFMLPNLNGRTIVGTGTSKSGSTYQIGQAAGTETVTLTTGNLPAHTHLVSANVSYDTGSPNTNYFANPNTPTSPTQPGQNTGTVNLYAPAGGPLVNMAPCITNTGGGQPHTNRMPYLAMNFCIATQGIYPSRS
- a CDS encoding phage tail protein, with the protein product MADGYIGEIRAFAFNFTPRGWLPCNGAVYPIQSNSALFAILGIQYGGNGTTTFAVPDLRGVAALGINLMQPGFNTPGTTGGSETVTLTTATMPAHMHNVEAVVRTSQPQTAAAISQPGSNAYLTNGYSLTAAKGIVVYSNNKGNITLNPQTVGVTGSTTPHANMDPYLAMTYCVCSEGVFPQRP